In the Kribbella sp. NBC_00482 genome, one interval contains:
- a CDS encoding DUF222 domain-containing protein, whose product MFEEDLESLPTRDLLEGAADCRAVASQADARLLECAQIYADRFHPSACQPRPSRRAYEGRERAVVLGGDGCPEIAEFAIAEFAVVLGVSPGVGSDILADALALRHRFPRIWARIQAGEATPWKARQIVQACRKLDHAAAEYVDRKVAAIVDTLPPYRLEKIARAARKHADPARAAAETAEAADERGVHVGRGDGHGNKTIYIKAPAAAVNHCNATITDIAEALHKLGDTRPVQHRRADAIDILSDPRFTQELLDQARNLPHPPPPDPTTSPTTPQPGTNDEPHTPTTPDNPAAPTHPPVQDDAVVPDNSVVQDNVVVQNDVVVQDPVLQDDGVHDGVRDVVVPDDVVVPIGESGGYGTQASSADLRLPGSRRLPDPLESADSLERPRLLESTDLLESPESLDLQGPLEPVGPLDDPWLEAAAPCDLDPPTDPFDRRTPAHAPDADACDEPGAGSALDAAALRVLRAKLAQIKQDAYANPSYPTQPESPPDPGSAPDAGSSGESRRSGVPARPGGGAKGRVRPGQTEVVVHLTDHTLATGCGVLRAEAIGPLLAAQLTELVGYGPYTVKPVIDLNDAVSVDAYEIPTRIRERVKLMHPAELFPYGTRETTNTIDLDHVEPYDPHGPTGQTSTANLAPLGRFGHRVKTHARGWSVRRIDDRTLEWRTPHGFTFHVDPDGTHRVDPDGTDRVDP is encoded by the coding sequence ATGTTCGAGGAAGATCTGGAGTCGCTCCCGACCCGCGACCTGCTGGAAGGCGCCGCCGACTGCCGGGCCGTCGCCAGCCAGGCCGACGCGCGGCTGCTGGAATGCGCCCAGATCTACGCCGACCGCTTCCACCCCTCCGCCTGCCAGCCCCGCCCGTCCCGCCGCGCCTATGAAGGCCGCGAACGCGCAGTCGTCCTGGGCGGCGACGGCTGCCCCGAGATCGCCGAATTCGCGATCGCCGAGTTCGCCGTCGTGCTCGGGGTCTCGCCCGGAGTGGGCAGCGACATCCTCGCCGACGCCCTCGCGTTACGGCACCGGTTCCCGCGCATCTGGGCGCGGATCCAGGCCGGCGAGGCCACCCCGTGGAAGGCCCGCCAGATCGTGCAAGCGTGCAGGAAACTCGACCACGCGGCCGCGGAGTACGTCGACCGGAAAGTTGCCGCGATCGTGGACACCCTCCCGCCGTACCGGCTGGAAAAGATCGCCCGCGCCGCCCGCAAACACGCCGACCCCGCCCGCGCCGCCGCCGAGACGGCCGAGGCAGCTGACGAGCGCGGCGTTCATGTCGGACGCGGCGACGGCCACGGCAACAAAACCATCTACATCAAAGCCCCCGCCGCAGCCGTCAACCACTGCAACGCCACCATCACCGACATCGCCGAAGCCCTCCACAAACTCGGCGACACCCGCCCAGTCCAGCACCGCCGCGCCGACGCCATCGACATCCTCTCCGACCCCCGCTTCACCCAAGAACTCCTCGACCAAGCCCGCAACCTGCCCCACCCACCCCCACCGGACCCGACGACCAGCCCCACCACACCCCAGCCGGGCACCAACGACGAACCCCACACCCCCACAACCCCCGACAACCCAGCCGCGCCAACCCACCCGCCGGTGCAGGACGACGCGGTGGTGCCGGACAACTCGGTGGTGCAGGACAACGTGGTGGTGCAGAACGACGTGGTTGTGCAGGACCCGGTGCTGCAGGACGACGGGGTGCACGACGGGGTGCGCGACGTGGTGGTGCCGGACGATGTGGTGGTTCCGATTGGGGAGAGCGGCGGGTATGGGACGCAGGCCAGCTCCGCCGATCTGCGGCTTCCCGGCTCCCGACGTCTACCCGACCCGCTCGAGTCGGCAGACTCGCTCGAGCGTCCGAGGTTGCTCGAATCAACGGACTTGCTTGAATCGCCAGAGTCGCTCGATCTGCAGGGGCCGCTCGAGCCGGTGGGTCCGCTGGACGATCCGTGGCTGGAAGCTGCCGCGCCCTGTGATCTCGATCCGCCGACCGACCCGTTCGACAGACGAACACCAGCCCACGCCCCAGACGCGGACGCGTGCGACGAACCCGGTGCGGGTTCGGCGTTGGATGCTGCCGCGTTGCGGGTGCTCCGCGCCAAGCTCGCGCAGATCAAGCAAGACGCCTACGCCAACCCGAGCTATCCCACCCAACCCGAGAGTCCGCCCGACCCAGGCAGTGCGCCTGACGCGGGTAGCTCGGGTGAGTCGAGGCGTTCGGGGGTTCCGGCGCGACCGGGCGGCGGGGCCAAGGGGCGGGTGCGGCCGGGGCAGACTGAGGTGGTTGTGCATCTGACTGATCACACGTTGGCTACCGGTTGTGGGGTGCTGCGTGCTGAGGCGATTGGGCCGTTGCTGGCGGCGCAGTTGACCGAGCTCGTTGGTTATGGGCCGTACACGGTGAAGCCGGTGATCGATCTGAACGATGCGGTCAGTGTTGATGCGTATGAGATCCCGACGCGGATCCGTGAGCGGGTCAAGCTGATGCATCCGGCCGAACTCTTCCCGTACGGGACCCGTGAAACCACGAACACTATCGATCTGGATCACGTCGAGCCGTATGACCCGCATGGGCCGACTGGGCAGACGAGTACGGCGAATCTTGCGCCTTTGGGTCGTTTCGGGCACCGGGTGAAGACCCATGCGCGTGGCTGGAGTGTGCGCCGGATCGACGACCGGACACTCGAGTGGAGGACGCCTCACGGGTTCACCTTCCACGTCGACCCCGACGGCACCCACCGAGTCGACCCCGACGGCACCGACCGAGTCGACCCATGA
- a CDS encoding mucoidy inhibitor MuiA family protein: MSELVVEAPVVGVTVYPDRARVTRRGRIKVPGGDQVVYVEPLPLLLEEDSVRVSGRGPATVLGVDVATRHHAQAPDETVAELRRAQRAAQDEVAALSDADDVQVQLETFLSQLAKRAGGSFARTLASGDPGAELGGFTESLAGRLSAVRATRRELTAQRREVEERLAAVGRRLAALKEKREPDRRTAAVALALESEAEVEIELSYVVPAAGWTSSYDVRLKGDRLTLSWYGLITQHTGEDWPECDLTLSTARPTVTAKVPELDAWYLDRARPPMPPAPAAVPMARGAVIPQAAFAESLQSADFVDLDATVEQGVTAATYTPPRPVAVPADGATHRATIASIELDADLDYITAPVRSTDVHLRATVVNSSVHTLPAGKAAVFHEADFVGSAALPLWAPGEDVELALGLDDRIRVERKLVRRDATKATLGSTRRRQVEYETKIENHTPHTARITVLDQFPVPRDHEITVKRLTADPEPAETTDLGVITWKLDLAPDTETTVKLAFRVDTAKSVDLTGWRE; encoded by the coding sequence ATGAGTGAGCTTGTGGTGGAGGCGCCGGTTGTTGGTGTGACTGTTTATCCGGATCGGGCGCGGGTTACTCGGCGCGGGCGGATTAAGGTGCCTGGTGGGGATCAGGTTGTGTATGTCGAGCCGCTGCCGCTGTTGCTCGAGGAGGACTCGGTGCGAGTCTCGGGGCGCGGGCCGGCGACGGTGCTCGGGGTGGATGTGGCGACGCGGCATCACGCGCAGGCTCCGGACGAGACGGTCGCCGAGCTCAGGCGGGCCCAGCGTGCAGCGCAGGACGAGGTCGCGGCGCTCAGCGACGCGGACGACGTACAGGTGCAGCTCGAGACCTTCCTGTCGCAGTTGGCGAAGCGAGCCGGTGGGAGTTTCGCGCGTACGTTGGCGTCGGGTGATCCGGGGGCGGAGCTCGGCGGGTTCACGGAGTCGCTCGCGGGGCGGTTGTCCGCCGTACGGGCGACGCGTCGGGAGCTGACTGCGCAGCGACGCGAGGTGGAGGAACGACTCGCTGCGGTGGGCCGTCGGCTCGCCGCGCTCAAGGAGAAGCGCGAGCCGGACCGGCGTACCGCGGCTGTTGCGCTGGCGCTGGAGTCCGAGGCGGAGGTCGAGATCGAACTCTCGTACGTCGTGCCCGCGGCCGGCTGGACCAGTTCGTACGACGTACGTCTCAAGGGTGATCGGCTGACGTTGAGCTGGTACGGGCTGATCACCCAGCACACCGGCGAGGACTGGCCCGAATGCGACCTCACGTTGTCGACGGCGCGGCCGACCGTGACCGCGAAGGTGCCGGAGCTCGACGCCTGGTACCTCGATCGCGCGCGCCCGCCGATGCCGCCCGCACCGGCCGCTGTCCCAATGGCCCGCGGCGCGGTGATACCGCAGGCGGCATTCGCCGAGAGCCTCCAGTCAGCCGACTTCGTCGACCTCGACGCAACCGTCGAACAAGGCGTGACCGCGGCGACGTACACCCCGCCGCGACCCGTCGCCGTACCGGCCGACGGCGCGACGCACCGCGCGACGATCGCCTCGATAGAGCTCGACGCCGACCTGGACTACATCACGGCGCCGGTGCGGTCCACCGACGTCCATCTGCGGGCCACCGTAGTGAACTCGTCCGTCCACACGCTGCCGGCCGGGAAGGCGGCGGTCTTCCACGAGGCGGACTTCGTCGGCTCAGCCGCGTTGCCGTTGTGGGCGCCTGGAGAGGACGTCGAGCTCGCTCTTGGCCTGGACGACCGAATCCGGGTCGAGCGGAAGCTGGTACGGCGGGACGCGACGAAGGCGACGCTCGGGTCGACGCGCCGCCGGCAGGTCGAGTACGAGACGAAGATCGAGAACCACACGCCGCACACCGCCCGGATCACGGTGCTCGACCAGTTCCCGGTCCCCCGCGACCACGAGATCACCGTCAAGCGACTGACCGCCGACCCCGAACCCGCGGAAACCACCGACCTGGGCGTCATCACCTGGAAACTCGACCTCGCCCCCGACACCGAGACCACCGTCAAACTCGCGTTCCGCGTAGACACCGCCAAGTCCGTAGACCTCACCGGCTGGCGCGAATAG
- a CDS encoding multicopper oxidase family protein has translation MRERMSRRQVLGIGGALGVVAVGGLSSAAALSRRPASTGAVLRSAVPLPPAFQVPLPVPSVLSGASIEIVQREVTAEVLPGVPTRLWTYGGTFPGPTIESRRGQAVTVAHRNELPVPTVVHLHGGRTPASSDGYPTDLVLPAGWGHLGHGMHDPRAVTSSITRSYTFPLDQRATMLWYHDHRMDFTAPAIWRGLAGMHIVRDSSEESLGLPSRELPLMITDRAFAADGSLAYPSIDPTLQMQHGVQEPYIAGVLGDVILVNGAPWPVHEVDAARYRLRILNASNARHYDLEAVLDDGRRLDLVQIGADQGLLRAPVVHRNLPIAPAERYDVIVDFAQVPLGSRVRIVNRVGSGRTREVMAFSVVRKAADSSRIPDVLSDDLPVWQRSEAVRVRDFSFRAGQMGDGHGWLIGGQPFAPDRTDVTTRLGDVEIWRLVADVHHPVHLHLVGFRVLSRGGHAPLPHDAGLKDTVSLRPGESAEIITRFDGYRGRYLFHCHNAEHEDMGMMANLEVT, from the coding sequence ATGCGTGAGCGGATGAGCCGGCGTCAGGTGCTGGGGATCGGGGGAGCGCTCGGGGTGGTGGCAGTTGGTGGGTTGTCGAGTGCGGCTGCACTGTCGCGGCGTCCGGCGTCGACGGGTGCCGTGTTGCGTAGCGCCGTACCGTTGCCGCCGGCGTTCCAGGTGCCGTTGCCTGTTCCTTCTGTGTTGTCCGGTGCTTCGATCGAGATCGTGCAACGGGAAGTCACGGCGGAGGTCCTGCCCGGTGTGCCTACTCGGTTGTGGACGTACGGCGGGACGTTCCCTGGGCCGACGATCGAGTCGCGTCGAGGGCAGGCGGTGACGGTTGCCCATCGCAACGAGTTGCCGGTGCCTACCGTCGTACACCTGCACGGCGGAAGGACGCCGGCATCGTCCGACGGGTATCCGACCGATCTCGTGCTGCCTGCCGGGTGGGGGCATCTGGGGCACGGGATGCACGATCCGCGGGCGGTGACGAGCTCGATCACGCGGTCGTACACGTTCCCGTTGGATCAGCGGGCGACGATGCTCTGGTACCACGATCATCGGATGGACTTCACCGCGCCGGCGATCTGGCGCGGGCTGGCCGGTATGCACATCGTTCGCGATTCCTCGGAGGAGTCGCTCGGTCTGCCGTCGCGAGAGCTGCCACTGATGATCACCGACCGGGCGTTCGCTGCCGACGGGTCGTTGGCCTATCCATCGATCGACCCGACGCTGCAGATGCAGCATGGTGTCCAGGAGCCTTATATTGCTGGGGTTCTGGGTGATGTGATCCTCGTGAACGGCGCGCCTTGGCCGGTGCACGAGGTCGACGCTGCGCGGTACCGGCTGCGGATCCTGAACGCGTCGAACGCGCGGCATTACGACCTCGAAGCGGTCCTCGACGACGGACGCCGCCTCGACCTCGTGCAGATCGGCGCCGATCAGGGGCTGCTCCGTGCACCGGTTGTCCATCGCAACCTGCCGATCGCCCCGGCCGAGCGGTACGACGTGATTGTCGACTTCGCCCAGGTGCCGCTGGGGAGCCGGGTGCGGATCGTCAACCGGGTTGGATCCGGGCGCACGCGCGAGGTGATGGCGTTCAGCGTCGTACGGAAAGCAGCTGACAGCAGCCGGATCCCTGACGTGCTGTCCGACGATCTGCCGGTTTGGCAGCGGTCGGAGGCGGTACGGGTGCGGGACTTCTCGTTCCGTGCCGGTCAGATGGGGGACGGGCACGGCTGGCTGATCGGCGGGCAGCCGTTCGCGCCCGACCGCACGGACGTCACCACGCGGCTCGGCGATGTGGAGATCTGGCGGTTGGTTGCTGACGTCCACCATCCCGTCCACCTGCACCTCGTCGGCTTCCGGGTGCTGTCACGCGGCGGGCACGCTCCCTTGCCGCACGACGCCGGTCTGAAGGACACGGTGTCGCTGCGGCCGGGGGAGTCCGCCGAGATCATCACCCGCTTCGACGGCTACCGCGGGCGCTACCTCTTCCACTGCCACAACGCCGAACACGAAGACATGGGCATGATGGCCAACCTCGAAGTCACCTGA
- a CDS encoding LysR family transcriptional regulator: MMDLTMLRQFVVVARLEHLSRAADELHTAQPSLSRTIARLESELGTPLFDRAARLRLNPAGVLFRGYVERALGELDAGRRAVTEATVQGSGSVRLAAETFLALTESVAGFKRDHPAIEIELQQMSADEMPRRLRAQDIDLCVASQPIPSAGLESAVLLDEAVRVVTHLDHPLASRTSVTIEDLVDEPFVIASKGHWQRRLLDRLFADTGATPRIVCESDEAAAIQELIRAGLGIGFNPDFARRSIPGYPVAAIPVDHPECRRTLSLLWSADANLTTAAQLMRTAITTWNWSE, from the coding sequence ATGATGGACCTGACCATGCTCCGCCAGTTCGTGGTGGTCGCCCGCCTCGAACACCTCAGCCGCGCCGCCGACGAACTCCACACCGCCCAGCCATCGCTGAGCCGCACGATCGCCCGCCTCGAGAGCGAACTCGGTACGCCGCTGTTCGACCGAGCCGCCCGCCTCCGCCTGAACCCGGCCGGCGTCCTGTTCCGCGGGTACGTCGAACGCGCCCTCGGCGAACTCGACGCCGGTCGACGAGCCGTCACCGAAGCGACCGTGCAGGGTTCAGGCAGCGTGCGACTCGCCGCCGAGACCTTCCTCGCCCTGACCGAGTCGGTCGCCGGCTTCAAACGCGACCATCCCGCCATCGAGATCGAGCTCCAGCAGATGTCGGCCGACGAGATGCCCCGACGGCTACGCGCCCAGGACATCGACCTCTGCGTCGCGTCCCAGCCCATCCCGAGCGCCGGCCTGGAATCAGCCGTCCTGCTCGACGAGGCCGTCCGCGTCGTGACGCACCTCGACCACCCGCTGGCAAGCCGTACGTCGGTGACGATCGAGGATCTCGTCGACGAGCCGTTCGTCATCGCCAGCAAAGGTCACTGGCAACGCCGACTTCTCGACCGGCTGTTCGCCGACACCGGCGCGACACCGCGGATCGTCTGCGAGAGCGACGAGGCCGCGGCCATCCAGGAACTGATCCGCGCGGGCCTCGGCATCGGCTTCAATCCCGACTTCGCCCGCCGCTCGATCCCCGGCTACCCCGTCGCCGCGATCCCGGTCGACCACCCCGAGTGCCGCCGTACCCTCTCGCTGCTCTGGAGTGCCGACGCCAACCTGACCACCGCCGCCCAACTGATGCGCACGGCAATCACCACCTGGAACTGGTCAGAGTGA
- a CDS encoding DUF2505 domain-containing protein produces MDLSLATSYDASPEEVFAMITDVTFQEQVFQRLQAQSYDVVVGDDGEDLAVQFHWQTQVSDVPVVARRFVGNTLELEQSKVWHRPDVNGARLAEVEGALAGVPVKLTGTTRIVPEGRGTTQAFDLQVTASVPVVGTRLELLVAEAVRVRLEKKFEVAWSWLSGSL; encoded by the coding sequence ATGGATCTGTCTCTCGCCACGTCGTACGACGCCTCCCCGGAGGAAGTGTTCGCGATGATCACCGACGTCACGTTCCAGGAGCAGGTGTTCCAGCGGCTGCAGGCGCAGTCGTACGACGTGGTGGTGGGCGATGACGGTGAGGACCTGGCGGTTCAGTTCCACTGGCAGACCCAGGTTTCCGACGTACCGGTGGTGGCCCGCAGGTTCGTCGGGAACACGCTGGAACTGGAGCAGTCCAAGGTCTGGCATCGCCCGGACGTCAACGGTGCGCGGCTGGCCGAGGTCGAGGGAGCGCTCGCCGGTGTGCCGGTGAAGCTGACGGGTACGACGCGGATCGTTCCGGAAGGCCGCGGGACTACGCAGGCGTTCGACCTGCAGGTGACGGCGTCCGTTCCGGTCGTCGGCACCCGCCTCGAACTCCTGGTCGCGGAGGCCGTGCGAGTCAGGCTCGAGAAGAAGTTCGAGGTCGCGTGGTCCTGGTTGTCCGGATCACTCTGA
- a CDS encoding GNAT family N-acetyltransferase, giving the protein MEDVRLRPGTAADDEFLYDLHRRALGDVIEATWGTWDDDVQREFHRKWFVPETVEIVLVGGRPAGMVQAAMIDATTFYISRIEIAPEVQGGGVGTTLLLGLLDRARSSGANVVELHVLQLNRARELYERLGFAVVETEPPKLRMRLAL; this is encoded by the coding sequence ATGGAAGACGTCCGCCTCCGGCCGGGGACCGCCGCCGACGACGAGTTCCTGTACGACCTGCACCGCCGCGCACTGGGCGATGTCATCGAGGCGACCTGGGGCACGTGGGACGACGACGTACAACGGGAGTTCCACCGGAAGTGGTTCGTGCCGGAGACCGTCGAGATCGTCCTGGTCGGTGGCCGGCCCGCCGGAATGGTGCAGGCGGCAATGATCGATGCCACGACGTTCTACATCTCTCGGATCGAGATCGCGCCGGAGGTGCAGGGTGGTGGTGTCGGTACGACGTTGTTGCTCGGTCTCCTCGATCGCGCCCGTTCGTCGGGTGCGAACGTCGTCGAGTTGCACGTGCTGCAACTGAATCGTGCGCGCGAGCTGTACGAACGACTCGGCTTCGCAGTGGTCGAGACGGAGCCTCCCAAACTCCGGATGCGCCTGGCTCTGTAA
- a CDS encoding sigma-70 family RNA polymerase sigma factor yields the protein MSIHTAASVAVSGDLDDEDELIRLAQAGDGAAFGRLYDRYLPSIYRYTYSKTSSRSAAEDLTSETFLRAFRAIARRPRAHLNFAAWLVTIARNVVIDHHRSGWSRLAIVTDEVDPQVDESMGPEQAALASVSEAALRGALSLLPDDQRECLLLRFFAGLSISETAAAMDRTDGAVKQLQFRATNRLRRIIE from the coding sequence ATGTCCATACACACCGCCGCATCTGTCGCAGTTTCCGGCGATCTCGACGACGAGGACGAACTGATCCGGCTCGCGCAAGCGGGTGACGGAGCGGCCTTCGGGCGGCTCTACGATCGGTACCTGCCGTCGATCTACCGGTACACCTACAGCAAGACCTCGTCGCGCAGCGCGGCCGAGGATCTGACCAGCGAGACGTTCCTGCGGGCGTTCCGCGCGATCGCCCGCCGGCCGCGGGCGCACCTGAACTTCGCGGCCTGGCTGGTCACCATCGCCCGGAACGTGGTGATCGACCATCACCGGTCCGGCTGGAGCCGGCTGGCGATCGTCACCGACGAAGTCGACCCGCAGGTCGACGAGTCCATGGGACCCGAGCAGGCCGCACTGGCGTCGGTGAGTGAGGCCGCGTTGCGCGGCGCTCTCTCGCTGCTGCCCGACGACCAGCGCGAGTGCCTACTCCTGCGGTTCTTCGCGGGTCTGTCGATCAGCGAGACCGCTGCCGCGATGGACCGCACCGACGGAGCCGTCAAACAACTCCAGTTCCGCGCGACGAACCGGCTGCGCCGGATCATCGAGTGA
- a CDS encoding antitoxin: MGVFDNIKDAAEGLKDKAADLVDGHGDKVADGLDKAGDFVDEKTGGQYGDKIDQGTDLAKDQLDGLDGQNDDIPDNQG, translated from the coding sequence ATGGGCGTATTCGACAACATCAAGGACGCCGCCGAGGGCCTGAAGGACAAGGCCGCGGACCTGGTCGACGGTCACGGTGACAAGGTCGCCGACGGCCTGGACAAGGCCGGCGACTTCGTCGACGAGAAGACCGGCGGCCAGTACGGCGACAAGATCGACCAGGGCACGGACCTGGCCAAGGACCAGCTCGACGGTCTGGACGGCCAGAACGACGACATCCCTGACAACCAGGGCTGA
- a CDS encoding TetR/AcrR family transcriptional regulator, with protein sequence MTDRLPQKLRADAEDNRERILASARALFASDGLTVPMREIARHAGVGPATLYRRYPTKQALATAAFAEQVRACEAIVEEGLAATDPWRGFCLVIERICELHVRNRGFTDAFLATYPDVVDSAASRELTLKSVGTLARRAKARGQLRRDFELSDLVIMLTAHRGLQASTPARRLAASRRFAALTVQAFSA encoded by the coding sequence GTGACGGATCGATTGCCTCAGAAACTGCGCGCCGATGCGGAGGACAACCGCGAGCGGATCCTGGCGTCCGCCCGGGCGCTGTTCGCGAGCGACGGGCTGACCGTACCGATGCGCGAGATCGCCCGGCATGCAGGCGTCGGTCCCGCGACGCTGTACCGCCGCTACCCGACCAAGCAGGCGCTGGCGACCGCAGCCTTCGCCGAACAGGTCCGTGCTTGTGAGGCGATCGTCGAAGAGGGGCTTGCGGCAACGGATCCCTGGCGGGGGTTCTGTCTGGTGATCGAGCGGATCTGCGAGCTGCACGTCCGCAATCGCGGGTTCACGGATGCGTTTCTGGCGACGTACCCCGATGTGGTCGACAGTGCGGCGAGTCGCGAGCTGACGCTGAAGTCCGTCGGCACGTTGGCGCGGCGGGCGAAGGCTCGAGGTCAGCTGCGGCGGGACTTCGAGTTGAGTGATCTCGTCATCATGCTCACCGCGCACCGGGGCCTGCAGGCGTCGACGCCGGCTCGGCGGCTGGCTGCCTCGCGGCGGTTCGCGGCGCTGACTGTGCAGGCCTTCAGTGCTTGA
- a CDS encoding zinc-binding dehydrogenase — translation MKAVVIKAFGGPEELSVVDVPAPEPGEGEVLVAVEAIGVGGVDALIRSGSLAAWGFREGLVPGSEVAGTVIAVGHDRDSSWIGQRVWAFTGLGGGYAEQAIAAVEDVVPLPAGLSAAGSVTLGSSGVVAHFGLRHAHFSPGESVLVRGAAGSIGILAVHLAAQGGASAVAVTTSSAARGELLRAVGATHVLDRSGAGDATAPPAYEVIIDVVAGPELPVFLDKLRPNGRLVAVGAIAGPPPPAFADALMANFRKSLSFATFSADTVSPAERRTVRTEQFAAAANGRLPLVIHEELPLDDAAPAHQKMQDGEVFGRIVLRT, via the coding sequence GTGAAGGCAGTAGTGATCAAGGCGTTCGGCGGCCCCGAAGAGCTGAGCGTCGTCGACGTACCGGCGCCGGAGCCCGGTGAAGGTGAGGTGCTCGTCGCGGTCGAGGCGATCGGGGTCGGAGGTGTCGACGCGCTGATCCGCAGCGGTTCCCTTGCCGCGTGGGGATTCCGCGAAGGTCTCGTACCGGGTTCGGAGGTTGCGGGGACGGTAATTGCTGTCGGCCACGACAGGGACAGTTCCTGGATCGGTCAGCGCGTCTGGGCGTTCACGGGTCTCGGTGGCGGGTACGCCGAGCAGGCGATCGCCGCTGTCGAGGACGTCGTACCGCTGCCGGCCGGGCTGTCGGCGGCGGGCTCGGTGACGCTTGGGAGCTCCGGCGTCGTGGCGCACTTCGGCTTGCGGCATGCGCACTTCAGCCCCGGCGAGTCCGTACTGGTGCGTGGCGCTGCGGGAAGCATCGGCATCCTCGCGGTTCACCTGGCCGCGCAGGGCGGTGCATCGGCGGTAGCGGTCACCACCTCGTCGGCGGCACGCGGTGAACTGTTGCGCGCGGTCGGCGCGACGCACGTTCTGGATCGCTCCGGGGCGGGCGATGCCACCGCTCCCCCGGCGTACGAGGTGATCATCGACGTCGTCGCCGGCCCGGAGCTGCCGGTGTTCCTCGACAAACTGAGACCGAACGGCCGGCTCGTCGCGGTCGGAGCGATCGCCGGCCCACCACCGCCCGCTTTCGCCGATGCGTTGATGGCCAACTTCCGCAAGTCATTGTCGTTCGCAACCTTCAGCGCGGACACGGTCTCGCCCGCAGAACGCCGTACCGTCAGAACCGAGCAGTTCGCCGCCGCGGCAAACGGTCGCCTGCCGCTGGTGATCCATGAGGAACTGCCGCTGGACGACGCCGCGCCGGCGCATCAGAAGATGCAGGACGGCGAGGTCTTCGGGCGGATCGTTCTCAGGACTTAG
- a CDS encoding DUF6069 family protein, translated as MASVDVQHPVAIGRRRLTVLVAAAVAAVVLNYLVALGAVALGADASFRPLTAQVFIPFTLIGLAAGFAGWTTVVRRSARPAAVLRVLVPVVLVLSMIPDLLLLATKFIPDTSGTAVAGLMFMHVVVTAVGVPAYRLAGPKM; from the coding sequence ATGGCGTCTGTCGACGTGCAGCACCCGGTGGCGATCGGTCGCCGCCGGCTCACCGTCCTGGTCGCGGCCGCAGTGGCTGCTGTCGTGCTCAACTATCTGGTCGCGCTCGGAGCCGTCGCACTTGGCGCGGACGCGTCCTTCCGCCCGCTGACCGCGCAGGTCTTCATCCCGTTCACGCTGATCGGCCTTGCGGCCGGATTCGCCGGATGGACGACCGTCGTACGCCGCTCCGCGCGACCTGCAGCCGTTCTGCGCGTCCTGGTTCCTGTTGTCCTTGTGCTGTCGATGATTCCGGACCTGTTGCTGCTGGCTACGAAGTTCATCCCGGACACCTCGGGGACCGCGGTCGCGGGCCTGATGTTCATGCATGTCGTCGTCACAGCCGTCGGCGTACCTGCCTACCGGTTGGCCGGCCCGAAAATGTAA